In Methanoregula formicica SMSP, the DNA window TAAAAAAACAATTGAAACAAAGGACATTAATAGAGTCCCTCCTAAAGAAAAGTTGACTCAAAAAAGAAATCCTATTTCTCAATCAATTATCCCAATGTATTCTCTTGAGCGATCCTTAGAGATTGCCAAGGTAATTTGTGATCAGTTCGCGGCGAAAGGAGGCGAACCTCATTTAATCGCTAAAACTATGAATTTATCTCCTACTAGTAATACTTGGCGGATGTTGACAGGTTCAGCTATTGCTTATGGAATTACTCAAGGGGGCTATAAGGTACCAGAAATAACGATCACACCTTTAGGCAAATCAATAATTATTCCTACTGAAGATGGGGAAAAAGAAAATGCCTTAGTGACTGCAGTTCTAAAGCCTAAAATTATCAATGATTTTTTCAAAAAATACGATAAAGCAAAATTACCTACTAAAGATATTGGTAAAAATGTCTTATTTTCATTGGGAATTCCGCAAGAACGAACGGAAAATGCATTTGACGTTATTGTAGAAAATGGAAAGTTTTGTGGAATAATTACTGAAACAAAAACAGGATACTATATCTCTGTAACTACTAAACCGACCACAAAAAATCATGATGATCACGAATCGTTAAAAGATTCGACTATTCTTGATACAGAAATGGAGGACTCCGGTGTAGTTCAAGCTGTTCAAAAAATTTCCGAAAAATATAGTCCGGTAAAAACAGAGTGTGTCGAAAAAGTAAAAAATAATCGTGTTTTCATCTCACATGGGAAAAATAAACAAATTGTTGATCAATTAAAAGAAATCATAAAATTTGGAAAATATGAACCAATTATTAGTGTGGAGCGGGAATCAACATCAAAACCCGTTCCTGATAAAGTTCTCGATGATATGAGATCTTGTTTTGCTGGTGTAATCATAATCAATAATGAGGGAGAATTAATCGATCAAACTGGCAAGACACATAAAAAAATTAATGATAATGTATTAATTGAAATAGGAGCCGCCTTAGCCCTGTATGGACGTAATAATATTTTATTGGTTCAAAATGGGATAACACTGCCATCTAATTTACAAGGATTATATCGCTGTGAATATGAGGGAGAAGTTCTGGATACAAAAGCTTTGATAAAATTATTAACAACGTTTAATGAGTTTTCATAATTTCCCAATCACTTTTTCTGCAATAATCTTTTAAAACAATTTATCTTATAAAAGTCGTACTTTATTTGTGATAGATCTCTCAACATTTTTTCTCATGATCACAACTTGGTATAATCAATCCATCAATAGCCCATATCTCCCATTTTATATCACTTTTATTTTCTGTTTTTATGCGGCAATTTTGTTATTGGAAAAAATGAATTTTGTAAAAATACTAAATTCAATTTCTGATTGGTTGGATACAGAAGTGGTTCGAAAAGGAAAAATCCGCGTATTTAAATATTTTTTTCCTTGTGTTGTTTTGTATAGGATGTTTATTCTCCATCATGATTATTTGGGTTATTACTGAACAAAACACAGTCACTGATTCATTGAATGACTATTTTGCAATAAAATATCAGAGTGAAATCAAGCCTCAAAGCGAAATTGAAATTAATCGCATTGTCAATGAAGCTAAACAAATTTCCAACCTTTCTGAAAGATTCGATAAAATTGCTGAATGGGAGACGAAAAATTTTACAGATATCTATTGGCATGGAGTTAGTTTGAAGAGTATGAATCCATATGCCAACACATATTCATATGAATCCAAAGGGAAAATTCGAGCAACCCGTTCTTCATCTGTCAAAGCCCCTTATGCCGAAGATCCTTACTGGATTACATATTACAAATTTGGTGCATGTGGCGAAGAGTCTGCTCTCTTTGCAAATGTCTCTAATCGAACAGGCATAGTGTCTCGCCCGATTATTTTAGATCTTGGACATTGGGAATATGGAATTGTGCCGGTGAAAACTGGAAATCATGTTTTCCTTGAAGTTCAATTGAACAATGATGAATGGTATTTCTATGATCCAACTGTCTATGGTGCAGATCATGTTTTGAATGAAAGCCCCTGCAAAAATAATGCACCTTGCCAAAACCGTTGGTTCGGGAAACCAGAACAATATAGTTATTTTGCTTCTTGGCAGGTACTTCGAATTTATCGTGGGGATACAGGAGAAGATGTGAGTGATCGTTACACTCGTTTGTCAGAATCGATCATAAATGCAAAAAGGTTTTTTTCGTCAAAGTACTGTTTGAATGTTGGTATGAAATCCATAAGTCTACTGAAACTCAGCAATATACATATTTTTAAGAATAATTCTCATTTTACTTAATCGAATTATCAATTTTAACAGGTATATTGACCATTATCAATCTCTCCATCAACCTCTATTCCCACTCCACCTCTTTCCTCCATCCTCAACCCCCCATACCCACCTATTCTTCCCCTATCTGAAATCTAAAAACACTCCTCCCATTGGCTGCATTTTCCGAAATGTCGAACCCTGAAAGGGTGAGACACGAGAAGACATCAGTCTTCGAGTTCTGCCTGCCCCCCCTCCCCTCTACACCAATCCGGGTCCCCTGCGGCCTCGGCCTGGCGCTGCCCACACCGCCTCTCCCCTTCACGCTGCCGGTTGATGATAAAGCCCTTACGCATGCGTCAGGAAAACCGGGTGATGATTTTGTCTGAAGGATGGAACAGGAGGGAACTGCGAGCTGGCAGGATACCCCTGCTCACGCATTTTCCCGGAGCAGCACCTTCACGGCATCCGCAAGCGGAGCGAGATCGTGCCTGCTCGTCTCCCAGATGATCGCTGGGCTGATCATGAAATAGCCGTGCACCATCTTGTCCCGCATTCCCGCGAACTCTTTCCAGGGAACCTCCGGGTGGCGATCGATAACCTCTTGCGGGATCTTTTTTATGGCCTCCCCGATTACGACAAAATTGAGAATGATTGCCTCGCGGGTTTTCCGGTCAACGAGCAGTTGCTCGTATGTCATGTCCTTTGTGTAGGACTGGATCGCAGAGACAGCATCGTCAATGTCCGTAAGGTAGAGTTTCACCTCACGCTTAGACATAGATGACCTCGGCGAGTATATCCTGCCGGATCACCGGTTTTAAGGAATCTGAAGTCACCAGATCCACCTGCGTTCCGAGTTTCTCGGAGAGGAAATTTTCAAGCCGCATGAAGGTGACAAACCCCACCGGCTTTGAGAACTCCACCAGCAGATCGATATCGCTTGTGCCCGTTTGTTCATCGCGGGCAACTGAGCCAAACACCCCGATTGTCTTGACCGAATACTCTCTTGCAACATCTCCTTTGAGTTTTTTTAAGGAGGAGAGAATATCCTGCCGGGTGTATCGCATGATGGTACCTATGTAACAGTGGGTGATGAACTATTAATAAATATTTTACGAGGATGTGTCCGCGAGACCCTCAGGCCCGGCCTTGCCCACACCCCATGTACAAACCCCGGCAGTTTTACTCAGTGTTCCCAAGATCTCAAACAATACGCGTTTTCCCGCTAATCTGACGATTTTACAGGGATTTATAAAACGGTAATGTACGCTTTCCTTTGGCCGATTGCCTCTTCCCCTGTCCCTTACCTGTGCCAGGGCGACTTTTGCAAGTCGAAGAACGCGTTTCGCGTTCTTCTCCAGCTCATACTACCCTTAAGGTAGTATTTCGCTTCTGGAAAGCGCCTAAAGAGACACGTGTTCCGGGCGGGAATTTGACTTATTTCGGTGATATTGGGGTGAAATGGGGGTTTCCGGAAATGTGAGACATGGAAAATCGCGAATAAGGCAGAAAAATGGTGGGGGGAGGGGGGATCCGGGGCAGAAATGGGCCCGGATGGGATCACCTCAGTTATGGAGGTGTGTCCAGCCTCTCACCTACCCCACCGGTATATCAGTTGAGATCCCGGTATCCGTCTTTCCTTCAATACTTTCGGCAACGCCCGGGTTGTTCTGCTTGAACACTTTCATCCATGCCTTCATGGCTTCACGGTCATTTGCTGCGAGTGCTGCCTGCACACCGCTGATGTCATAGCCCGACTCGCCGAGTTTCGCGCTGACCTCTTCGACCGGCATGCGGTCCGGCTTTTCCAGCCCGGACTTCTGCTTGTGCGCCGTTACGTTGCCGTTTTGGATTTTCTCAACGGGTTTCTGTCCGGTCACGTTGCCGGCGTTCTGCTTTCCGCCCGGACCCTTCTTTGTTGTATTGCCCTGCAGGCCGGTCTTATTGGTACCTGGCTGCTGGCTCACCAGCTGCTGGGCCGCAATCCATGCGGACATCTGCGTGCAGTCATAGGATCCCACGCCAAAGAGGAAGTCCGAGGGGACATTCTGCGGGTAGGAGATCTGCTGCGAGTACAGGTACGCACCGCTGCAGGTGTAGCCGTCGAGATTCCGGAGGGCAGTCATCTTCTGCTTCTGGTCGCTTGTCAGGGTCTGGCCTACTTCTGCGAAGTGCGTTGCGTACCAGTACGAGATCTCGCCGTCGAGTTCGCCATAGCGTTCTGAGAGGCTTCTGACCGTAGTCTCATCGATCGTCTCTCCACTCAGCGCCTTCCGGAACTCGGTTGCGATCGCGGTCCTCGTTGCAACGATCTCGTTCAGGTCCGCACGCTGGAGGTCGACAAGGCCGGTGATTTCGGATCGCTGGGTGTCGGTGAGCAGCGCGAGGAATGCCTCGCCGGAGTCACCGGTCAGGGTCGTGCTGATGGAATAACCTGCATTGCCCATGGCCGGGCGGTCCTTCATGTAGAACGAGCCGAAGTAGGTTCCCTGGCGCTCGGGACAGAAGTAGACATCCCTGTCAACCGATCCCGCATACCACGCAAACATCTCGCTTGCATAGGTGCGCATCGCAACCGAACTGCCCTGCCCGCTGCTCTTCAGCGCTGCGGAGGCATCGACACCCGGCATGTCGGCCATACCTTTGGTTGCCATCGTGTCAAGGTATGCCCGCTGGCTCTCGTTCAGGGACCGGATCACACTCGCATAGGTCTTTGCCCGGGCAATGCTGATGCTTGCATCAACATCGTACAGCTGCGCCGAATAGGCTTTGACCGCTGCCTGATCAAGGCCGCTGCTGCCGGACGGGATATTGCCCTCCAGCTGGGCACGGAACGCGTTCATCAGCGGGTACCGCATCAGGGCGTACTGCGTGGTGAGCGGTGCCTCGGTTGTTGCAAGCGCAGAAAACTGCGCCCGCTGGTCATCGTTCAGGATATACAATACATTATCCGAGATCCGGGTCACGAAGTCCGTGTTGTGTCCCATCTGCGTTGCATCATTGTCCCGCAGGTACTGGAAGCCGGCATAGTCGGCAACCTTGCCGGGCGGGATGAATGTGTCGCTGCACGAATCGCCGGATAAAAAGGCAAGCGCGTCGAATGCAATCGTTGCCTGCTGCCCGCGGTCGGACAGCGTCTGTTCCATGGTGTACTGCTGGCCTGCTGCACTTGCTGCCCCCACGGCAAGTGCCATGAGGCAGATTGCGACAGCAAAAAAGCCGGCAATGGTTCCTGTTCTCATTCTGGTATCTCCTTTCTGGTGTTACCCATGGGTTGTCAAACGGGTTTATCGGAAAAGGAGATAAGGAAATTCCGGAATCAGGCCCGTATTATACCCAAATTACGCCGTAGTCCGGCCAAAAAATTATTCAAGGCTGATCCTGATGAGGATGACCAGCGCTATCGTTGTGCAGAGGTCGGGGATGATCTGGAAGAGGCCGATGTCACCGGTCCGGCCACCAACGAGGCTGATGATGAGCGGGCAGGAGGTGACCGCGTACATCCCCAGGGCGAAGATGACCGCCATCAGGCCGAGGGTGAAGGAACTCTTCATCCGCCGGTAGATGCCGGCATAGATGATAAAGAGCGGGATGATGAGGCCGATGTTGATGAACGAGATCACGGTCTTGAGCTGCTTTGCCTCCTCTTTTGCCGGCTGCTGCTGGGGCGGGTTCTGGGTTTTGTCGTTGACCGGGTGCGGTGCCTGCACAAAGACCGGTATTGTGAGACTGAGGATTATCAGCAGGATCACCGATATGAGGATGATCCAGATAAGGTTCTTCTTCTCCATTTCTCTTACTCCTCCTGTGCTTCCCCGGGGATATCGACCTGCTTCCAGATCGCAAGGAAGTCATCAAAACTGGTTTTCATCGTCTCCGACAGGAAATACATGGTCCCGTAATCCTCACCTGTCGCGGTGATCACGTGGTGTTTTTTCAGGACATCGAGATGGTGGCGGACGGTCTTGTAATCAAGGCCGGATAGCTGCGTCAGCTGGTTGGCATTGTACGGCCGCTTCTGGAGCGCCATGATGATGCGGGCACGGTTCAGTCCGCCTCTCGACCCGGCGATCAGCCACCAGAGTATCTGTTTCACGAGGTTTCTCCCATGTCCCGGATAGATATTCTGTAGCAGTGTTTTTGGTTAAAAAGAGATGGTATATGGGAGGATCCGGAGCTGAAACAGGAGGCCGATATAGATCCTGTTGTCTTAATAAACCTCGTCGTGGGGGCCAAACTTCAACAGTAGCAGTGCTTACCGTAGGCGAGGAACCCATCACGATGACAATAAGACCTTCCATGTGCTTT includes these proteins:
- a CDS encoding TIR domain-containing protein, whose protein sequence is MENKKTIETKDINRVPPKEKLTQKRNPISQSIIPMYSLERSLEIAKVICDQFAAKGGEPHLIAKTMNLSPTSNTWRMLTGSAIAYGITQGGYKVPEITITPLGKSIIIPTEDGEKENALVTAVLKPKIINDFFKKYDKAKLPTKDIGKNVLFSLGIPQERTENAFDVIVENGKFCGIITETKTGYYISVTTKPTTKNHDDHESLKDSTILDTEMEDSGVVQAVQKISEKYSPVKTECVEKVKNNRVFISHGKNKQIVDQLKEIIKFGKYEPIISVERESTSKPVPDKVLDDMRSCFAGVIIINNEGELIDQTGKTHKKINDNVLIEIGAALALYGRNNILLVQNGITLPSNLQGLYRCEYEGEVLDTKALIKLLTTFNEFS
- a CDS encoding transglutaminase domain-containing protein, with the translated sequence MIIWVITEQNTVTDSLNDYFAIKYQSEIKPQSEIEINRIVNEAKQISNLSERFDKIAEWETKNFTDIYWHGVSLKSMNPYANTYSYESKGKIRATRSSSVKAPYAEDPYWITYYKFGACGEESALFANVSNRTGIVSRPIILDLGHWEYGIVPVKTGNHVFLEVQLNNDEWYFYDPTVYGADHVLNESPCKNNAPCQNRWFGKPEQYSYFASWQVLRIYRGDTGEDVSDRYTRLSESIINAKRFFSSKYCLNVGMKSISLLKLSNIHIFKNNSHFT
- a CDS encoding HepT-like ribonuclease domain-containing protein; the encoded protein is MSKREVKLYLTDIDDAVSAIQSYTKDMTYEQLLVDRKTREAIILNFVVIGEAIKKIPQEVIDRHPEVPWKEFAGMRDKMVHGYFMISPAIIWETSRHDLAPLADAVKVLLRENA
- a CDS encoding nucleotidyltransferase family protein — protein: MRYTRQDILSSLKKLKGDVAREYSVKTIGVFGSVARDEQTGTSDIDLLVEFSKPVGFVTFMRLENFLSEKLGTQVDLVTSDSLKPVIRQDILAEVIYV
- a CDS encoding winged helix-turn-helix domain-containing protein; its protein translation is MKQILWWLIAGSRGGLNRARIIMALQKRPYNANQLTQLSGLDYKTVRHHLDVLKKHHVITATGEDYGTMYFLSETMKTSFDDFLAIWKQVDIPGEAQEE